One window of the Triticum dicoccoides isolate Atlit2015 ecotype Zavitan chromosome 3B, WEW_v2.0, whole genome shotgun sequence genome contains the following:
- the LOC119281956 gene encoding cysteine proteinase inhibitor 4-like, with protein sequence MARLNGASGACTLLVVLLVACAASAARTEPGAARQLWSDGRKVGGRTEVTDVEGDREVQELGRYSVEEHNRRREEGCEGGGGGGVCGRLEFARVVSAQRQVVSGIKYYLRVAAAEENGVSDGRVFDAVVVVKPWLQSRALVRFAPADSK encoded by the coding sequence ATGGCTCGGCTGAATGGTGCCTCAGGGGCCTGCACACTCCTCGTCGTCCTGCTGGTGGCGTGCGCTGCGTCCGCAGCGCGCACCGAACCGGGCGCCGCGCGGCAGCTGTGGAGCGACGGGAGGAAGGTGGGGGGAAGGACGGAGGTGACGGACGTGGAGGGCGACAGGGAAGTGCAGGAGCTGGGGCGGTACTCCGTTGAAGAGCACAACCGGCGCCGGGAGGAGGgctgcgagggcggcggcggcggcggcgtctgcggcCGGCTGGAGTTCGCCCGCGTGGTGTCCGCGCAGCGCCAGGTGGTCTCCGGGATCAAGTACTACCTCCGCGTCGCGGCCGCCGAGGAAAACGGCGTCAGCGACGGCCGCGTGTTCGACGCCGTGGTGGTCGTGAAGCCCTGGCTCCAGTCCCGCGCGCTGGTCAGGTTCGCGCCGGCCGACTCCAAATGA
- the LOC119281957 gene encoding abscisic acid and environmental stress-inducible protein-like — MSWWKSKSHFSADSQDSSSDDAYRGGKDRSPSRRKKSDEDEEEYRPYAGYGANTNRGGANEGGGGYNGGYGGGGGGYNNGYGGGGGGSYSNGNGGITPYNGGGGGYNSNSSYGNGGGGYNNNSSYGNGGADGYNNAPSWASQDPAGRTPMYINTREVHVYGAPQNDDDYNGDQKRRGGGGGGSGFFGPAFHAVGHFVDRRFGLDDRN, encoded by the coding sequence ATGTCGTGGTGGAAGTCCAAGTCGCACTTCAGCGCCGACAGCCAGGACTCGAGCTCCGACGACGCGTACCGCGGAGGCAAGGACCGCTCGCCGTCGCGTCGCAAGAAGTccgacgaagacgaggaggagtacCGCCCATACGCAGGCTACGGCGCCAACACCAACCGTGGCGGGGCCAACGAAGGCGGTGGCGGCTACAACGGTGGttacggcggcgggggcggcggctacaacaacggctacggcggcggtggcggtggctcgTACAGCAACGGCAACGGCGGTATCACGCCCtacaacggcggcggtggcggctacaaCAGCAACTCTTCCTACGGCAACGGCGGCGGTGGCTACAACAACAACTCCTCCTACGGCAACGGCGGCGCCGACGGGTACAACAACGCTCCCAGCTGGGCTTCCCAGGaccccgccggccggactccgatgTACATAAACACCAGGGAGGTCCACGTCTATGGGGCGCCACAGAACGACGACGACTACAACGGCGACCAGaagaggcgtggcggcggcggcgggggcagcgGGTTCTTCGGTCCGGCCTTCCATGCGGTCGGCCATTTCGTCGATCGCAGGTTCGGCCTCGACGACAGGAACTGA